DNA from Bordetella genomosp. 13:
ACCTTGGCGCCAGCTTCTTCCAGCTTCTTCTTGGCGGCTTCGGCATCAGCCTTGGCCACGCCTTCCTTGACGGGCTTCGGAGCGCCGTCGACCAGATCCTTCGCTTCCTTCAGGCCCAGGCCCGTCAGTTCGCGAACGGCCTTGATGACGCTGACCTTGTTGGCACCGGCTTCGGCCAGGACGACCGTGAACTCGGTTTGCTCTTCAGCGGGAGCGGCAGCGCCGCCAGCGGCGGGAGCGGCCACGGCCACAGCGGCGGCAGCAGCCGACACGCCGAACTTCTCTTCCATTTCCTTGATCAGCTCGGACAGTTCGAGCACGGTCATGCCAGCGATGGCGTCAAGGATTTCAGCTTTGTTAAGTGCCATTTTCTTTAGAACTCCAAAATTGGGTAATGCCAGGTTTGGTTGTCGCTTGGTCGTTCAGCGATTTCCGGACCAGGCGCCTTAAGCGGCGGCCTTCTGGTCGCGCACGGCCGCGAGGCCACGGGCGAACTTGGTCGGAACTTCGTTGAGCGTACGCACGAATTGCGCGATCGGGGCTTGCATGGTGCCCAGCAGCTTCGAGAGCAGTTCTTCACGCGACGGCATGGTGGCCAGGGCCTTCACACCTTCGGCGTTCAGCAGGCTGTTGGGCAGCGAACCGCCCTTGACGACCAGCTTGTCATTGCTCTTTGCGAAACCAGCGATCACCTTGGCCGCCGCGACCGGGTCGGTGCTGATGCCATAGATCAGCGGACCGGTCAGTTGCTCGGACAACGGCTCGAAAGCCGTGCCGGCAACAGCACGACGGGCCAGCGAGTTCTTCAGAACACGCAGGTAAACGCCCGATTCACGCGCAGTTTTGCGCAGTACGGTGACAGAGGCGACGTCCAGACCACGGTACTCAGCGATGATGATCGATTGTGCGTTGGCCACTTGTGCCGACACTTCTTCGATCACGACCGCTTTCTCTTGGCGATTGAGACTCACGGTTTGAACACTCCATCAAAAGACGCTTGGGGCGATTTGCCTTGCACGTCAACCGAATGCGGCGCCTGGTCGAGTTCTTACGGTAAAGAAATCTTCCTGGGGACGCCGTCTACGCTGGATCCGAACATGACGAGCTTCGGGATTAAGCGCCGCGCCCTGATGCTGCCCGGGCTTGGTGCTCCAGCGGTCTTTGACAGCTGCATCCGGAGGTTTCCCCCCGGATACGGCCCAAAGTACAGTACGTTGCTGCCGACTCGCGGGGCTTAAGCCGCCGCGGTAGCCGTCAGCGAGGCGATTTCGACGCGAGCGCCGCCGCCCATCGTGGACGACACGGCCAGCTTGCGCAGGTAAATGCCCTTGGCGGCAGCGGGACGCGCCTTTTGCAGGGCGTCGACCAGAGCGGCCAGGTTGGTTTGCAGCTGTTCCACGCCGAACGAGGCGCGGCCGATGGTGGCGTGAATGATGCCGGCCTTGTCGGTGCGGTACTGGACCTGACCGGCCTTGGCGTTCTTCACGGCGGTGGCGACATCGGGCGTGACGGTGCCGACCTTGGGGTTCGGCATCAGGCCACGGGGACCCAGCACCTGACCCAGGGTACCGACCACGCGCATGGTGTCGGGCGAGGCCACGACCACGTCGAAGTCGATCTGGCCGCCCTTGATGCGCTCGGCCAGGTCTTCCAGGCCGACGATGTCGGCGCCGGCGGCACGAGCCTGCTCGGCCTTGTCGCCCTGGGCGAACACGGCCACGCGGACGGACTTGCCGGTACCGGCGGGCAGCACCACGGAGCCGCGAACCAGCTGGTCGGACTTCTTGGGATCGATGCCCAGTTGCACGGCCACGTCGATGGACTCATCGAACTTGGCGGTGGCGGTTTCCTTGACCAGCGACAGGGCTTCGGACACGGAGTACAGCTTGGTGCGATCGATCTTCTGAGCGATCGCGGCGGCGCGCTTGGAGAGTTTGGCCATGATCAGATCCCCTCGACGTTGATGCCCATGCTGCGGGCGCTGCCAGCGATCGTGCGAACGGCGGCGTCCAGGTCGGCCGCGGTCAGATCGGGTTGCTTGGTCTTCGCGATTTCCTCGGCCTGGGCGCGCGTCAGCGTGCCAACCTTGTCGGTGTGCGGCTTGGAGGAACCCTTTTGCACGCCGGCAGCCTTCTTGATGAGGACCGTCGCGGGCGGGGTCTTCATGATGAAGGTGAAGCTCTTGTCCGCGAAGGCGGTGATCACCACCGGAATCGGCAGACCGGGCTCCATGCCCTGGGTCTTGGCGTTGAACGCCTTGCAGAATTCCATGATGTTCAGGCCACGCTGACCCAGCGCCGGGCCAATCGGGGGGGACGGATTTGCCTTACCAGCCGGCACTTGCAGCTTGATAAAGCCGACGATCTTCTTCGCCATGCTTTGCTCCTTGCGGGTTCGAACGCCCGGCTATGCGCCAGGCTCCCCGGGGTGTGTGTAAAAAAACCGGATCAGGTCTTCTCGACCTGGGAGAAATCGAGCTCGACGGGCGTGGCGCGACCGAAAATCGTCACCGACACGCGGACCTTGCTCTTTTCGTAGTTGACTTCCTCGACATTGCCGTTGAAGTCCGCAAACGGACCTTCCTTCACGCGAACCATCTCGCCCACTTCGAACAGCACCTTGGGGCGGGGTTTCTCGACGCCCTCTTCCATCTGGGAGAGGATCTTCTCGACTTCCTTTTCGGAAATCGGCGTGGGACGGTTGCCCGAGCCACCCAGGAAGCCGGTGACGCGGTTGGTGTTCTTCACCAGGTGCCAGGTCTCGTCGGTGAGGTCCATCTCGACCAGGACGTAGCCCGGGAAAATACGACGCTCGCTGATGGACTTCTGGCCGCCCTTCATTTCGACGACTTCTTCGGAAGGCACCAGGATGCGACCGAACGAGGTCTGCAGGGCAGCGCGCTCGATGCGTTCGTTCAGGGCCTTCTGAACACTTTTTTCCATGCCGGAATAGACATGGACGACATACCAACGTTTGCTCATCGCGCCGTCCTAGTTATTTCCAACCCAGCACGAGCCCGTACAGTACCCACTCGATGCCCTTGTCCAGCAGCCACATGAACAGGCCCATGATCGCGACGAAGGCGAACACGATGCCGGTCATCTGGATGGTTTCCTTGCGCGTCGGCCA
Protein-coding regions in this window:
- the rplJ gene encoding 50S ribosomal protein L10 codes for the protein MSLNRQEKAVVIEEVSAQVANAQSIIIAEYRGLDVASVTVLRKTARESGVYLRVLKNSLARRAVAGTAFEPLSEQLTGPLIYGISTDPVAAAKVIAGFAKSNDKLVVKGGSLPNSLLNAEGVKALATMPSREELLSKLLGTMQAPIAQFVRTLNEVPTKFARGLAAVRDQKAAA
- the rplA gene encoding 50S ribosomal protein L1, producing the protein MAKLSKRAAAIAQKIDRTKLYSVSEALSLVKETATAKFDESIDVAVQLGIDPKKSDQLVRGSVVLPAGTGKSVRVAVFAQGDKAEQARAAGADIVGLEDLAERIKGGQIDFDVVVASPDTMRVVGTLGQVLGPRGLMPNPKVGTVTPDVATAVKNAKAGQVQYRTDKAGIIHATIGRASFGVEQLQTNLAALVDALQKARPAAAKGIYLRKLAVSSTMGGGARVEIASLTATAAA
- the rplL gene encoding 50S ribosomal protein L7/L12; its protein translation is MALNKAEILDAIAGMTVLELSELIKEMEEKFGVSAAAAAVAVAAPAAGGAAAPAEEQTEFTVVLAEAGANKVSVIKAVRELTGLGLKEAKDLVDGAPKPVKEGVAKADAEAAKKKLEEAGAKVEVK
- the nusG gene encoding transcription termination/antitermination protein NusG — its product is MSKRWYVVHVYSGMEKSVQKALNERIERAALQTSFGRILVPSEEVVEMKGGQKSISERRIFPGYVLVEMDLTDETWHLVKNTNRVTGFLGGSGNRPTPISEKEVEKILSQMEEGVEKPRPKVLFEVGEMVRVKEGPFADFNGNVEEVNYEKSKVRVSVTIFGRATPVELDFSQVEKT
- the rplK gene encoding 50S ribosomal protein L11, which gives rise to MAKKIVGFIKLQVPAGKANPSPPIGPALGQRGLNIMEFCKAFNAKTQGMEPGLPIPVVITAFADKSFTFIMKTPPATVLIKKAAGVQKGSSKPHTDKVGTLTRAQAEEIAKTKQPDLTAADLDAAVRTIAGSARSMGINVEGI